The Peptostreptococcaceae bacterium genome has a window encoding:
- the lexA gene encoding transcriptional repressor LexA, which yields MYQDLTVKQVNIIEFIVEEVNKKGYPPSVREICKAVGLKSTSSVHNHLVTLQKLGYIKRDATKTRAIELNDQKLNIQGKGKEGVVMVPVVGSVAAGTPILAVENIDFHFPIPEQFSKDGTYFMLRISGDSMIEAGIHDQDYVLVKQKHDAENGDMVVALLDDSATVKTFYREKDHIRLQPENSSMNPIIVTDDLMVLGQIKGVFRFM from the coding sequence ATGTATCAGGATTTGACAGTCAAGCAGGTCAACATCATAGAATTCATTGTTGAAGAGGTAAATAAAAAAGGGTATCCGCCTTCAGTCAGGGAAATTTGCAAAGCTGTCGGATTGAAGTCCACTTCTTCTGTTCACAATCATTTAGTTACTCTTCAGAAGTTGGGATATATAAAGAGGGATGCAACCAAAACTAGAGCAATAGAGCTTAATGATCAAAAGCTGAACATTCAAGGCAAGGGAAAAGAAGGCGTCGTAATGGTTCCAGTTGTAGGTTCAGTCGCAGCCGGCACACCCATTTTGGCTGTTGAAAATATTGATTTCCATTTTCCTATTCCTGAACAATTTTCGAAAGATGGAACTTACTTCATGCTTAGAATAAGCGGAGACAGTATGATTGAAGCAGGCATACATGACCAAGATTATGTCTTGGTAAAACAAAAACACGATGCTGAGAATGGAGACATGGTCGTTGCGCTTTTAGACGATTCCGCTACAGTAAAAACATTCTACAGAGAAAAAGACCATATAAGGCTTCAGCCTGAGAACAGTTCAATGAATCCTATAATTGTAACAGATGATTTAATGGTTCTAGGACAAATTAAAGGCGTATTTAGGTTTATGTAA
- the mutL gene encoding DNA mismatch repair endonuclease MutL, which translates to MHAIKKLDEALIAKIAAGEVVENPASIVKELLENSIDAGADSITIEIEKAGKKLIRVTDNGSGIPGNDLNLAFERHATSKLFEERDLFEIKSLGFRGEALASIAAVSNMEIITKTRQSTVGKRALMKNGGLLEIGDIGTIDGTTVICKSIFSKIPARLKFLKSDTIESNNIIDVVNHLASAQHHISFRLISDKKHLYTTPGNRNLQDTIYSIYGKKIANNLARIDHFHKDMHIHGLVSNLQNSHSNRNLQSIYVNRRWIKSALISELLNGAFFHILEKRRYPIAFLFLEIHPSSIDINISPNKTEIKFKDEEPLRELFRSAFSELINNHSWIGEETIWPKPNAFARGNLEKQTLGNAIVNSPESSNHFLETDAPYLAKDLEKVEGKNESEVQTAFETILGNIAAEQSLPQRNNHYLKTQPSRNMNFFKSLKIIGQIFNSYIICEDALAGEMILIDQHAAHEKVIYETFKSQLKDKSIPSQVLLEPYILNMSETEKNLLIESKSALFLIGFSIEDFGPNVLLVREIPSIFNMRTAIAFLEELKNMLLKTTYIDSMKSDEMIYSIAVRACHAAIKANDRLENIEIMTLLANMDNLENPYTCPHGRPTVVRISITEIGKYFNR; encoded by the coding sequence ATGCATGCAATAAAAAAACTTGATGAAGCCTTAATAGCAAAAATCGCTGCGGGAGAGGTAGTAGAAAATCCCGCATCCATAGTTAAGGAGCTGCTTGAAAACTCAATTGATGCAGGAGCGGATTCCATAACAATAGAAATAGAAAAAGCAGGCAAGAAGCTTATTAGGGTAACTGATAATGGCTCGGGTATACCGGGGAATGATCTTAATTTGGCTTTTGAAAGGCATGCCACAAGCAAGCTTTTCGAAGAAAGAGATCTCTTTGAAATAAAAAGTCTTGGTTTCAGGGGCGAGGCTTTGGCAAGCATAGCTGCAGTTTCGAATATGGAAATAATAACAAAGACGCGTCAAAGCACAGTAGGAAAAAGAGCCTTAATGAAAAATGGTGGATTACTTGAGATTGGAGACATAGGAACAATAGATGGAACCACCGTAATCTGTAAAAGTATATTTTCAAAGATTCCGGCAAGGCTTAAATTCCTCAAATCAGATACTATTGAATCCAATAATATAATCGATGTAGTAAATCACTTGGCGTCTGCGCAACACCATATTTCATTCCGTTTGATTTCGGACAAGAAGCATTTATATACGACCCCTGGAAATAGGAACCTCCAGGACACTATTTATTCAATATATGGGAAGAAAATTGCAAATAATCTTGCGCGGATAGACCATTTCCACAAGGACATGCATATTCATGGTCTTGTTTCAAATCTTCAAAACAGCCACTCCAACAGGAATTTGCAATCAATCTATGTAAACAGAAGATGGATTAAGAGTGCTCTTATATCAGAACTTTTAAACGGTGCTTTTTTTCATATTCTTGAAAAAAGAAGGTATCCCATAGCATTTCTTTTTTTGGAAATACATCCATCATCCATAGATATAAACATTAGCCCAAACAAAACTGAAATCAAATTCAAGGATGAAGAACCACTTCGGGAGTTATTCCGCTCAGCATTTTCCGAGCTGATAAATAATCATTCATGGATTGGGGAGGAAACTATATGGCCAAAACCCAATGCTTTTGCAAGAGGGAATCTCGAAAAACAAACGCTTGGCAATGCAATTGTCAATTCTCCTGAGTCTTCAAATCATTTTTTGGAAACTGACGCCCCTTATTTGGCAAAGGATCTTGAAAAGGTAGAAGGTAAAAATGAAAGCGAAGTGCAAACGGCTTTTGAAACGATTCTTGGAAACATCGCAGCTGAGCAGAGTCTGCCTCAAAGAAATAATCATTATTTGAAAACGCAACCATCTAGGAATATGAATTTTTTCAAAAGCTTAAAGATAATAGGCCAAATCTTCAATTCATATATTATTTGCGAAGACGCGTTAGCGGGTGAAATGATACTCATTGACCAACATGCCGCCCATGAAAAGGTGATTTATGAAACATTCAAAAGTCAATTGAAGGACAAATCAATTCCATCACAAGTACTCTTGGAGCCGTACATTTTAAACATGTCGGAAACAGAAAAAAATCTGCTGATTGAATCGAAAAGTGCACTTTTTTTAATTGGATTTTCAATTGAAGATTTTGGTCCGAATGTACTTTTGGTACGCGAAATACCGTCGATTTTTAATATGCGTACAGCGATTGCTTTCCTTGAAGAATTGAAAAATATGCTTTTAAAAACTACTTACATCGATTCTATGAAATCGGATGAAATGATTTATTCTATAGCTGTGCGTGCCTGCCACGCAGCAATCAAGGCCAATGACAGACTCGAAAATATTGAAATAATGACTCTTCTTGCAAATATGGATAATCTAGAGAATCCATATACCTGTCCACATGGACGCCCGACTGTCGTTCGGATAAGCATAACGGAAATCGGGAAATATTTTAACAGATAA
- a CDS encoding ATP-binding protein, which produces MASDSSRKKQMFKGKHTFVCGMTQSGKTSFVINQLKKSHCPVLFFNPQRVDLGRDYITTDVHSAVWQHVLRALKRGEKIDYLPALSDRVAAAELEYIVNRLFEAGFTKDKPIIIAIDETHMVSDYKEGKRALRKVANRGLSFGVHAVFISQRPANVEYTILTQSDQHVIFKTGYEKEYFNRKGLDYEEIKSRIQAKGEHAYVVWNGYELTGAYREKL; this is translated from the coding sequence GTGGCTTCCGACTCTTCAAGGAAAAAGCAAATGTTCAAGGGTAAGCACACGTTTGTTTGCGGAATGACTCAAAGCGGAAAAACGAGCTTTGTTATTAATCAATTAAAAAAAAGTCATTGCCCGGTGCTCTTTTTCAACCCGCAGCGCGTGGACCTTGGAAGGGACTACATCACAACGGACGTTCACTCGGCCGTTTGGCAACACGTACTCCGGGCGTTGAAACGCGGTGAAAAGATAGACTATCTTCCTGCGCTCTCAGACAGGGTGGCGGCTGCCGAACTTGAATATATAGTGAACCGGCTCTTTGAGGCGGGCTTTACAAAAGACAAGCCCATTATCATTGCCATTGACGAAACGCATATGGTGAGCGACTACAAAGAAGGAAAGCGGGCGCTGCGGAAGGTGGCAAACCGTGGTCTCTCTTTCGGGGTCCATGCCGTCTTTATAAGTCAACGGCCTGCCAACGTGGAATATACAATCCTCACCCAGAGCGACCAACACGTCATATTTAAGACGGGATACGAAAAAGAATACTTCAACCGAAAGGGTCTTGACTATGAAGAGATAAAAAGCCGAATACAGGCTAAGGGCGAACACGCCTATGTCGTGTGGAACGGCTACGAACTGACGGGGGCGTACAGGGAAAAACTATAA
- a CDS encoding glucosaminidase domain-containing protein, with translation MDPKSYFDKMSPYAAKASAALGIPKSVILAQWSWETAFGTNRGSKDLNNHGGIKYVGASTQGYESGMYAGYATIDSFVDDYVRVLSLRYYDDVRKAGATPGINDDVVALGASPYAESGYANGNNILQRIKQYGLITFDGASSTGSVASDTLAGVKAQSDKIVYSKDTGLFVAVGAAALLLAGIILDD, from the coding sequence ATGGATCCTAAAAGCTATTTTGATAAAATGAGTCCTTACGCTGCCAAAGCTTCCGCGGCTCTTGGCATACCCAAAAGCGTAATACTTGCGCAATGGAGTTGGGAAACCGCTTTCGGAACCAATAGAGGAAGTAAGGACCTTAACAACCATGGGGGCATAAAATACGTGGGTGCAAGCACGCAGGGCTATGAATCGGGAATGTATGCCGGTTATGCTACCATTGACAGCTTTGTGGACGATTACGTTCGTGTTTTGAGCCTTAGATATTACGACGACGTCAGAAAAGCCGGGGCTACGCCTGGCATAAACGACGACGTGGTGGCTCTTGGGGCGTCACCATATGCCGAGAGCGGTTACGCCAACGGTAATAACATACTGCAAAGAATCAAACAGTATGGCCTGATAACCTTTGATGGGGCGTCAAGCACTGGATCAGTGGCAAGCGACACATTGGCAGGGGTAAAGGCTCAAAGCGATAAAATCGTATACTCGAAGGATACAGGGCTGTTCGTGGCCGTGGGGGCTGCGGCTTTGCTCTTGGCAGGGATTATCCTGGACGATTAG
- a CDS encoding methionine gamma-lyase family protein, producing the protein MLADTRAYNQYKVLLAMQENRLSDTDFTWNSGYGYNEKGRDTLERIYSDVFRTEDSLVRPIIVNGTHAISLCLTGTLRPGDQMLSVTGLPYDTIRTLIGINGSQPSTLSEIGIEYKQVDLTPGGEFDYDAIQKALESNPKMIYVQRSTGYDWRKAISINKMKALSDFVRLKVPEAILMVDNCYGEFLEKKEPTEIGFDLAAGSLIKNPGGGLAMTGGYIVGKSKLIELISHKMTSPGIGKECGLSFGMNRHFFQGLFMAPHTVTEALKGALLCACMFEKLGFETYPGLSDERSDIIQAVKLNTKEAVICFCEAIQASSPVDSYVRPIPWDMPGYETQVIMAAGTFVQGSSIELSADSPLTPPYIAYFQGGLTYDHARIGLMKALQNLIEKGHLSIE; encoded by the coding sequence ATGCTTGCAGATACAAGGGCCTACAATCAATATAAGGTTCTTCTTGCTATGCAGGAAAACCGTCTAAGCGATACTGATTTCACTTGGAACAGCGGATATGGCTACAATGAAAAGGGAAGGGACACCCTCGAAAGAATTTACTCCGATGTTTTCCGCACGGAAGATTCACTTGTTCGACCCATTATCGTCAATGGTACTCATGCGATTTCCCTATGCCTTACTGGAACGCTCCGGCCGGGCGATCAAATGCTTTCTGTTACCGGTCTACCATATGACACAATAAGAACATTGATAGGAATTAACGGTTCACAGCCATCCACACTTTCAGAAATAGGGATTGAATATAAGCAGGTTGATTTGACTCCGGGTGGTGAATTTGATTACGATGCAATACAAAAAGCACTTGAATCGAATCCAAAGATGATTTATGTCCAGCGATCAACAGGCTATGATTGGCGGAAAGCCATTAGTATAAATAAGATGAAAGCTTTATCCGATTTTGTAAGGCTAAAAGTCCCTGAAGCTATTCTGATGGTTGACAATTGCTATGGCGAATTTTTGGAAAAGAAAGAACCTACTGAAATTGGCTTTGATTTGGCAGCTGGTTCACTTATCAAGAATCCCGGTGGCGGATTGGCAATGACCGGTGGATATATAGTTGGAAAAAGCAAGCTGATTGAGCTCATATCACATAAAATGACGTCTCCCGGAATTGGGAAGGAATGTGGATTGTCTTTTGGAATGAACCGTCATTTTTTCCAAGGCTTATTCATGGCTCCACATACGGTAACAGAGGCTTTGAAGGGCGCTTTGCTTTGCGCCTGCATGTTTGAAAAACTTGGTTTTGAAACATATCCGGGGCTTTCCGATGAGCGGAGCGATATAATCCAGGCCGTCAAGCTAAATACTAAGGAAGCCGTAATTTGCTTTTGCGAAGCTATACAGGCATCCTCGCCTGTCGATTCGTATGTCCGCCCTATTCCATGGGATATGCCGGGGTATGAAACTCAGGTGATAATGGCCGCTGGGACATTCGTGCAGGGTTCATCAATCGAACTGAGTGCTGATTCCCCTCTTACGCCTCCATATATCGCTTATTTCCAGGGAGGTCTCACCTATGATCATGCTCGGATAGGCTTGATGAAGGCTCTACAAAATCTGATTGAAAAAGGGCATTTGTCCATAGAATAA
- the hfq gene encoding RNA chaperone Hfq — translation MMKNVLNLQDIILNQSRKDKILLTIFLTNGFQLKGYVKGFDLYTIVIENDGSQQMIYKHAISTIIPSKRVNINQFINTDSEEE, via the coding sequence ATCATGAAAAACGTACTTAATTTGCAGGATATTATACTCAATCAGTCCAGAAAAGACAAGATACTTCTTACTATTTTCCTTACAAACGGTTTCCAGTTAAAAGGCTATGTGAAAGGATTCGACCTCTATACAATCGTCATAGAAAATGACGGAAGCCAGCAAATGATCTACAAGCATGCCATTTCCACAATAATTCCGTCAAAGCGTGTGAACATAAACCAATTCATTAATACGGATTCTGAGGAAGAGTAG
- the mutS gene encoding DNA mismatch repair protein MutS, producing the protein MGLTPMMRQYIEIKETYEDCILFFRLGDFYEMFFDDALTCSKLLEITLTGKSCGLEERAPMCGIPYHAAENYIRKLINFGLKVAICEQIGDPKQATGIVKREVVKIITPGTITEPDMLDSSLNNYILSISEGKNRIGFSYVDITTGELRVTSFKGISRYKTAENELIKIFPREILIVASSLSIKMADFIHSAMPQVLTTDVGIQDDYDDANKTIQRQFKIMSLDSLGLNTEKEIVLSLGCLIDYVIETQKVDLPHIRKVKHYNPSDFMIIDDFTARNLELSKTIMGDKKKGSLLWVLDKTKTSMGSRLLVKWINEPLLNHDEIETRLSIVDVFFKDLKTSDDVREILETIYDLERLTSKVVYGNLNGRDLISLKVSLKKIPELKDILCKHSTSIPLSALNESLDSLGDVYELIEAAIAENPPITITEGGIIKSTYNEELLSLVDILSNGKSWIRSIETRERESTGIKSLKIKFNKVFGYYIEITKSNLEMVPDEYIRKQTLVNAERYITPELKELEDKIINAEERKNHLEYEIFQSVREDILKNVDRLLNTAEALSHIDVLSTFANVAYHNGYSKPEVNSSDRIYIENGRHPVVEKFSNIETFIPNNTELDNNHNRFHIITGPNMAGKSTYLRQVALITLMAQIGSFIPADNAVIGIVDRIFTRVGASDNLSQGQSTFMVEMSELSNILTNATRKSLIILDEIGRGTSTYDGLSIAWSVVEYINSQKHIGAKSLFATHYHELTELEGKLEGIKNYFITVKEIGDDIIFLRKIKLGGANHSYGVQVAKLAGLPYKVVSRASEILAELESHDINKNFVATEADLPKQDKELRQLDFFSDERRQFIEMVTKIDTNYLTPIEALNILNHLVEESEKL; encoded by the coding sequence ATGGGACTTACACCTATGATGCGCCAATATATTGAAATAAAAGAGACATACGAGGATTGCATCCTTTTCTTCAGACTTGGAGACTTTTACGAAATGTTTTTCGATGATGCTTTGACATGCTCTAAACTTCTTGAAATAACCCTTACCGGAAAATCATGCGGTTTGGAGGAACGTGCACCTATGTGCGGAATTCCGTACCATGCTGCCGAAAATTATATACGTAAGCTTATTAACTTTGGCCTTAAGGTAGCGATATGCGAGCAGATAGGAGATCCAAAACAAGCTACGGGAATAGTAAAGCGTGAGGTAGTGAAGATAATCACTCCAGGAACTATAACAGAACCCGATATGTTGGATTCATCACTAAACAACTATATACTTTCAATTTCTGAGGGGAAAAACAGAATCGGATTTTCCTATGTGGATATTACTACAGGAGAACTGCGCGTAACATCATTTAAGGGGATTTCTCGCTATAAAACGGCAGAAAACGAATTGATTAAGATATTTCCTCGTGAAATTTTGATTGTAGCCTCGTCTCTTTCAATAAAAATGGCCGATTTTATACATTCCGCAATGCCTCAGGTTTTAACGACTGATGTTGGAATTCAAGACGATTATGATGATGCAAATAAAACAATACAGAGACAATTTAAAATAATGTCACTTGACAGTCTTGGGCTTAACACGGAAAAAGAGATTGTTCTTTCCTTAGGTTGTCTCATAGATTATGTCATTGAAACGCAAAAGGTCGATTTGCCACATATAAGAAAGGTCAAACACTACAATCCTTCCGACTTTATGATTATTGACGATTTTACGGCTAGAAATCTTGAATTGTCAAAAACTATTATGGGTGATAAGAAGAAGGGTTCACTTTTGTGGGTTCTGGACAAGACAAAAACATCAATGGGTTCAAGGTTGCTTGTAAAATGGATTAATGAACCGCTTTTGAACCACGATGAAATAGAAACTAGGTTAAGCATCGTGGATGTCTTTTTCAAAGACCTTAAAACAAGTGATGATGTGCGTGAAATCTTGGAAACCATATACGATTTAGAAAGACTGACATCCAAAGTAGTATACGGAAATCTCAATGGAAGGGATTTGATTTCACTAAAGGTTTCTCTCAAAAAGATTCCCGAATTAAAAGATATTTTATGCAAGCACTCGACTTCGATACCGCTGTCAGCTCTTAATGAATCACTGGATTCTCTAGGAGACGTCTACGAACTTATTGAAGCGGCGATAGCAGAGAATCCTCCAATAACAATAACCGAAGGCGGAATAATAAAAAGCACATATAATGAGGAGCTTTTATCGCTTGTTGATATATTGTCAAATGGGAAATCATGGATCAGGAGCATTGAAACAAGAGAGAGAGAATCTACCGGTATTAAATCGCTTAAGATAAAGTTCAACAAGGTTTTCGGATATTACATTGAAATAACCAAATCTAATCTTGAAATGGTTCCGGATGAATATATAAGGAAGCAAACCCTTGTAAATGCGGAGCGGTATATTACCCCGGAACTTAAGGAGTTGGAAGACAAGATTATAAATGCTGAAGAGAGAAAAAACCATCTGGAGTACGAAATATTTCAATCCGTTAGAGAAGATATCCTAAAGAATGTGGATCGTTTGCTTAACACGGCTGAAGCTCTTTCTCATATAGATGTTTTATCAACTTTTGCCAATGTGGCATATCATAACGGATACTCGAAACCGGAGGTAAACTCTAGCGACAGAATATATATTGAAAATGGACGACATCCTGTAGTGGAAAAGTTTTCAAACATAGAAACCTTTATACCTAATAATACGGAGCTTGATAACAACCACAACCGTTTTCATATAATAACAGGGCCGAATATGGCAGGGAAATCGACATATTTAAGGCAGGTCGCACTGATTACGCTTATGGCGCAGATAGGCTCATTTATACCTGCTGATAATGCGGTCATAGGAATCGTTGACAGGATATTTACTCGTGTAGGAGCTTCAGACAACTTGTCACAGGGACAAAGTACCTTCATGGTTGAAATGAGCGAATTATCCAATATATTGACGAATGCAACGCGTAAGAGCCTTATCATATTGGATGAGATAGGAAGAGGAACCAGCACATACGATGGTCTGAGCATTGCATGGTCTGTAGTCGAATATATAAACAGCCAAAAGCATATTGGAGCAAAAAGCCTTTTTGCAACACATTACCATGAACTTACTGAATTGGAAGGCAAATTGGAAGGAATAAAGAATTATTTCATAACAGTCAAGGAAATAGGCGATGATATAATCTTCCTTCGAAAGATAAAACTAGGCGGAGCAAACCACAGTTATGGAGTGCAGGTAGCAAAGCTTGCCGGTCTGCCTTACAAGGTAGTAAGCCGTGCCTCTGAAATTCTTGCCGAGCTTGAAAGCCATGACATAAATAAAAACTTTGTAGCAACCGAAGCAGATTTGCCGAAACAGGATAAAGAGCTGAGGCAGCTTGATTTCTTTTCTGATGAACGCAGGCAATTCATTGAAATGGTGACAAAGATAGATACAAATTACTTGACGCCAATCGAGGCTCTGAACATTTTAAATCATTTGGTGGAAGAATCGGAAAAATTGTAA
- the miaA gene encoding tRNA (adenosine(37)-N6)-dimethylallyltransferase MiaA, whose amino-acid sequence MNKIIIIAGPTAVGKTGYAIELAEAFETEIISADSMQVYKYMDIGTAKPTIDELSRVKHHMIDVADPLENDYSVALYKEQAEKAIRNLHENGKIPVIAGGTGLYISSLIYNMDFSNATFDQEYRNNLLKLNEEKGSTYLHALLKKIDPDSAEIIHPNNFKRVIRALEVHRSTGSTIKKFAKDLYPSPKYDVLLFCLHRERNLLYDRINLRVEIMMEAGLVDEVVRLTEIGLDENHKAMKGIGYKEVLEHLSWKIDKEEMIYRIKLNSRHYAKRQLTWLRRYREAVWIDANGSEEEILNNLLIKTKDFVRQT is encoded by the coding sequence ATGAACAAAATTATCATCATAGCAGGACCTACAGCAGTGGGAAAAACCGGCTATGCTATAGAATTGGCCGAGGCTTTTGAAACAGAAATAATCTCTGCCGATTCAATGCAGGTATATAAATATATGGACATAGGTACAGCCAAACCTACAATAGATGAGCTAAGTAGAGTTAAGCACCACATGATTGATGTAGCCGATCCACTTGAAAACGATTATTCTGTTGCCTTATACAAGGAACAAGCGGAAAAAGCAATCCGCAATTTGCATGAAAACGGAAAAATTCCGGTTATTGCAGGCGGCACTGGGCTCTACATTAGTTCGTTGATCTATAATATGGATTTTTCAAATGCAACATTTGATCAGGAATACAGGAATAATCTTCTGAAGCTTAATGAAGAGAAAGGAAGCACATATCTTCACGCTCTTCTAAAGAAAATAGATCCTGATTCTGCGGAAATCATACACCCTAACAATTTTAAAAGGGTGATACGGGCGCTTGAGGTGCATCGCAGCACAGGTTCCACAATAAAGAAATTCGCAAAAGATCTGTATCCTAGTCCAAAATATGACGTATTATTATTTTGTTTGCATAGAGAGAGAAATCTGTTGTATGATAGAATAAACTTAAGGGTAGAAATAATGATGGAAGCTGGGCTTGTCGATGAAGTTGTCCGATTGACTGAAATTGGACTTGACGAGAATCATAAAGCAATGAAGGGGATTGGATACAAGGAAGTACTTGAACACTTGTCGTGGAAAATAGATAAAGAAGAGATGATTTATAGAATTAAGTTAAATTCAAGACATTATGCAAAACGACAGCTGACTTGGCTGAGAAGATATAGAGAAGCTGTTTGGATTGATGCAAACGGCTCGGAAGAAGAAATTTTAAATAATTTGTTGATAAAGACAAAAGATTTTGTCAGACAAACATAA
- a CDS encoding tyrosine-type recombinase/integrase produces the protein MLNKILKVHNKSSKPTNVVAYEHGIIQECLELEKLLPDYLYDYFLYLQSSVAISTRLAYLLDLKFFLNYMISESPLSSASSIREIPIDDIKSITAKDVNRYIGGYCSRYLIEQGKQSIIMENHNRSLSRKKSSLSVLFKFLYREEIMPSNITDAFNPIKLPKPQPDAIKRLDIAEVRIMFDCVASGKGLTEKEMVYWEKTRHRDMLILLLFTTYGLRLMELQQLNISSFNLSRGEFLIYRKRGKESAMPINKSVEGAFTDYLNIERSRYASKGEDALLLSMQKKRLTQRAIRDIVKKYTAIALGTTKENGYSPHKLRATAATSLIEEGFSIYDVKNLLDHDNVTTTQLYSAHKRDQKREIIKNFEWLEND, from the coding sequence ATGTTAAACAAAATTCTAAAGGTTCACAATAAATCGTCGAAACCTACCAACGTGGTCGCCTATGAACATGGCATTATTCAGGAATGCCTGGAACTCGAAAAACTTCTTCCAGACTATTTATACGATTATTTTTTGTATCTCCAGAGTTCGGTTGCAATTTCTACACGGCTTGCCTATTTGCTTGATTTAAAATTTTTCCTTAACTATATGATAAGCGAAAGTCCTCTTTCTTCGGCTTCTTCAATCCGAGAGATTCCCATAGATGACATTAAAAGCATAACGGCAAAGGATGTCAATCGATATATTGGTGGATATTGTTCAAGATATCTAATTGAACAGGGAAAACAGTCAATAATTATGGAAAACCATAATCGATCGCTATCAAGGAAAAAATCATCATTAAGCGTGCTTTTTAAATTCCTATATCGCGAAGAAATTATGCCTAGCAATATAACTGATGCTTTCAACCCGATAAAGTTGCCAAAACCGCAACCTGATGCGATTAAGAGGCTTGATATAGCCGAGGTTCGCATAATGTTCGACTGTGTAGCAAGTGGAAAAGGTTTAACTGAAAAAGAAATGGTATATTGGGAAAAAACAAGGCACAGGGATATGCTGATACTGCTTTTGTTCACAACATATGGACTGCGTCTTATGGAGCTTCAGCAATTAAATATTTCATCTTTCAATTTAAGCCGCGGAGAATTCCTTATTTACAGAAAAAGAGGCAAAGAATCGGCAATGCCAATAAACAAGTCGGTTGAGGGCGCATTTACAGACTACCTTAATATTGAACGGAGCCGGTACGCATCCAAAGGGGAAGACGCACTTCTTCTCTCTATGCAAAAAAAACGCCTTACTCAAAGGGCAATAAGGGATATCGTAAAAAAATATACAGCTATCGCTTTAGGAACGACCAAGGAAAACGGATACAGTCCGCACAAGCTTAGAGCAACCGCTGCGACATCATTGATTGAGGAAGGCTTTTCCATCTACGATGTGAAAAATTTACTAGACCATGACAATGTCACTACCACACAATTGTATTCAGCCCACAAAAGAGATCAAAAACGCGAAATTATCAAGAATTTTGAATGGCTTGAAAACGATTAA